The Nitrososphaerales archaeon DNA window AAGTCGTCTGACTTGCCAACGACAGCGATGGCGACCAGGTCGAGGGAGCCCTCCGAGACAGCCTTGAAGATCGCAGTTCTCTCGGCGCAGCACGAAAGTCCGTAGGACGCGTTCTCGATGTTGCAGCCCGTGAAGATCTTGCCGCTTGAGGTGAGTACGGCGGCGCCTATCCTGACTCCGGAATAGGGGGAGTACGCCATTTTCATTGCTCTCCTTGCACTGGCCACGAGAACCTTCACTTGCTCCTTGCTTGTCATCGGTGATTACCTATCTCAGTTGGACAGACTCGGCTTCGACCGGGGCCTTGGGCTCCTTCGACTCCCCAATCACCCATGGGCCGATCCAGGGGCAGATGTATGGACTGACCTCCCCGTCTATGGAGCACTTCGGCTCGTACTGGCAAACTATGCACGGCGCCTTCTCTATTGAGGCCATGTCCGTGGGGAAGCGGAGCGGGGTCAGCTTGTACGTCCATCTTCCCTCCTCGAGGACCTTTACCCTCCCTATCAGGCCCCTCCGTTCGAGCCTAATTGCGAGCCTGGAGCCGTCCCTGCTAGTGAGGCCGAGCTCTTTCCAGATCTCGCTCTGAAGCACGCCGTCCTTGCCCCTCTCCACAACGAGTTTGTAGACCCTCGACGTCAGGTCCACGAGCTCCTCCTCGGTCCTCTCCACCGGCTGAGGCGGGGCCTTCTGCTTGACCTTCTCCTTCTTGGGGACCTGCTTCTTGACAGGCTTCGGGGCTGGCTTCCGGACAGGCTTCGCGCGGGGCTTGGCCTTCTTCACTGCCTTCGGCATTATGAACCGAACTCCTGCCTGATGACGTAGTTGTCCAGAATCTCCCGACATCTGTTGCGGACCGTGACCTCGGTGACCTCTGCGAACTCGGCGACCTCGCGCTGTGGTAGGTGCTCTCCTATCATGACCGAGGAGAGGTAGACGTATGCCGCAGCCAGACCAGCGGGAGCCTTCCCGCTAGAGATCTTCGAGTCATTCGTCTTCCTGGAGAGGTTCAGCGCGAGGTGCTCGACCCTCGGGTCGATCTTGGCCATGTTGATGAGCTTGGAGATGTACTTCTCGACCGAGGGCGGAGGCACATACTCCTTCTCGACCTCCTTCAGGACGAGCCTGAAGTACCGCGCAACGCTCCCCTTCTCCATGTTTGCAGCACGAGCGACCTCCTTGAGGGTCCTGGACACCCCGCACTTCCTGCAAGCTAGGTAGACGGTCGCCGCCGTCATCCCTAGGATGGACTTGCTCTTCGCCACCTTCATCCTGACTGAGGTGCGGTAGATCTGAGCGGCAGTCTCGGCCACGTTGTCCGGGAGGTTGAGAGCGTCGCAGAGCTCGCTTATCTTCGAGAGCACGTTGGAGAGCCCCCTCTCCTCGCTGTTTATGGTTCGCGTGCGGCTCTGCCACTTCCGCATCTTCTCCACCGTGGCACGCATCGCAGGGTCCAGGTACTTCCCGTGAGAATCGCGCATCGACCTGCTGATCTCCGTGGAAAGGCCCATGTCGTGAAGCGCGAGTGTCGTGGGTGAGCCGACTCTAACCCGCTTGCTCTTCTCCTCAAGGTCAATCGCCTTCCATTCTGGGCCCTCGTCGGCCGGGGCCGATGTGACGTACCCGCACGTCGGGCAGACCCGCTCGCCCTTCTCCGTGTCGCCGATGAGCGTGTTCCCGCAGACAGGGCAGTAGGTCCTGAAACCGTCTTCTCGTTTGCTCCAGAGGCTCAACTCGTTCATCACTCCACGAAGGCTGGGTCTCCGTCCTTGCCGAGACGGCTCGTTGCAACGCTGACCGAAGCGTAAGGTGACCTCACAGGCCCGATTAGCTCTACGATTCTGCCCAGCTTCTTACCCTTGTTGTCCAGAATTGAAGTGCCCGGCTTGACTTCCCTCGAGAGGAGGACAATCAGCCGCCCACTCTTGGCTTGGTGAAGAATAACGCCAACTTGAAGCAAGGAATTCATCATGGCTATCTTCCCACCTTTAAACGTTCCCAAGGGTTGTCTACTTTTTCTGACCCGATCGCTGATGCCCCTGTTTTTTCAGGGCCTGACCCCTGACGACAGAGAGCTCCTTCGCTATCTTCAGAACGAGACCATGTTTGGGCTTCGCCTTCTTGATTGAGACATAGCCCGACGCTCTTGAGGCCGAGGCCGGGAATGAAGCCTTCTGCGACGTGGGCTGGAGGTTGAGCCTCCTGCAGGCATCTTCGAGCTCCTCCAGAGTCGGTGCCCTGGTGGCCATGCTGAGCGGCACCCTTCTGCCGCCCGCCCTCTTCAGTTCCGAGTTGAAGTAGTCGAGCCAGATGACGTAACTCCCGTAGTCCTTCATTTCTTCTTTGTCAGGACCGCGTTTACTACGCCGTCGTCTGTGGGCCTTGAAGTGATCTTCGCCTCGCCGGCCTCTGTCTCTATCACTGCACCCTTCGTAATCACGCCTCGCCTCCCGTAGTCTCGGTTGGCAGGGCTCTGCTTGACTCTGAGGATCTTTGACTTCGTTACCTTTCCAGTCGAGTCGGCGACGTTCGCCGTGTCTGCCGTGACCAAGCCCACGGAGACCCTCCCTCCCCTCGTCCTCGAAAGGCGTTTGGTCGTCGCCCCGACGAGCGGCTCTATGGCATAGCCGTCCCTCTCGAACGCGCGTCTGTCCCTGCTGGGAATGTATCTTCCGCCCGTCGACTTCCTCTTTGCCAGGTTCTCCAAGGCCCGTGTCATCTCTATTGCGCCTTTAGGAGAATCGCCCCGCTTGGGGTGGTGTTAAGCGTTTTGCTGAAGGGTTCTGTCCAGTCTTCGTTTGGTGGCGCTTAAATGGATCCGGGCGGATTCTGACTATGCGGTCAACCATCTCTGTCAAGTTCTGCTATCGGCCCTCTGCCGACCTCTCCTCTCTTTTCGAGGACTTCCGCCTGATGTGCAACGACGCCATTGGAATCGCCCTCAAAGAGAACCCGAAGAATAGGTTTGGGCTCATCGAGTCGGCTTATCCCCGCCTGAAGGAATACGGCCTCCACACCCACTACATCCTCTCTGCCTGCGAGGTGGCCTACTCGGTCTATCGCAACAAGAATCGAAAATCCGACCCGTACATCGAGCAAGCGTTCATCAAGCTGGACAACCAGACCTACACTCTGAACCATCTTCTGCTGAGAATCCCAATCAGGCCAAGAGAATTCGTCCATCTCACGCTCCAAGGTTCCGACTATCACCTCTCCTTCATCGAAGAACCGACTCTCAAGAGGGGTTCTGTGACAATCACTGACCGCACAATCAGTTTGGCCGTCTCGAAAGAGGTTGTCGCCATCGAGCCTCTGGGAAACGTCGGAATCGACGTGAACGAGAGAAACGTCACCGCGTCTGACACTCTCGGCAACACAAAGGTCTATGATACATCTCAGGTAGCGGAGGTCAGAGAGACCTACCGAGCTATCAAGGCGAAGATAGGCCACAGAACCAGACAGGACAGAAGGGTCGGCCAGAGACTCTACTCCAAATACGGCAAGCGCGAGAAGGACAGAACCATCCAAGCCCTCCACAGGGTCTCGAAGGCCATAGTCGAACACGCCCGGAATAACCGTCTTGGAATCAGGATGGAGAAGCTGAAAGGAATCAGGAAGCTGTATCGGAAAGGGAACGGTCAGGGAACATCATACAGAGGAAGGATGAATTCATGGACTTTCCACGAAGTCCAGAGGCAAGTGGAATACAAGGCGGCATGGCTCGGCGTGCCCGTCTCCTACGTCAATCCGAGAGGCACGTCCCGAAACTGTGCAAAATGTCACTCCCGCATGGAGTCGCTTGAGGACAGAAGGATGCTCTGCCCTTGCGGTCGGGTCTGGGATAGGGACGTGAACGCCTCAAGAAACATCATGATGGCCTGCGCGGTTCCGCAGGCTCGGTCACCAAAGGGAAGCAGTGAAGGGGAACGAGACGACGATGGCTCCAATCCTCAGAGCAGATTGGTGGAAGTCAGGTCTTCTTCTTGACCAAACGAAGACTGGACAGAACCTGCTGAAGAAATCTGGGCTGATCCTACCTTAGGGCCAGGTTCTTGGCTTCGAGCTGCTTCTTCATCGCTGCCAGGTCCGTGCTCAGCCCGAAGTAATCTGCAAACCTGGGCGTTGTCTTGTACACCTTGCTCCTGCCGACCCGTTCTCCGACTACGAAACCCACGTCTGCCAGCTCCCTGAGATGCTGGTAGACGTTCGAGGACCGCTTCAACACAAGCTCGCTCGTGTGGATCGGTTGGAAGTAGGCTATGAAGGACAGAGTCCTAGTAGCCCCGAGAGTGAGCAATGGCCTGGTCGCGAACTTCCTGGCGACCTGGGTGTACTCAGCCTTCAGCTGCATCGCGAACCTCGGGCCAGAGTATTCGACCACCTCGACCGCCTTCAGGCTTCCGTTGACAGTCTTTGCTATCTCTCTCGCGACCATCACAGCCTTTCTCTGCGACGTCGTGCCAGCAACCCTGGCCAGTTCCTCTGCGTCGAGGGGTCTTCCGGAAGCGTAGAGCGCGGCCTCCACCTTTGCCGTCATCTCCTTCGACGGCTGCTCTTCCTGGGTTTCACTCAAGCTGGCCCACCGAGACCACCATGGCGTCCTCGTCGGCCTCCCCCTGGTCGATTACGACCTCGCCTCTGTTCGCCGCGAAGAGGAGGAGGATGAAGACGCGAGCGGCGTCGATGGGCTTGAGTCCCTTTATGAGCTCGGAGAGCATTGTCCTGCCGGTGGCTCTGAGCCTGTCGGCCAGGATCTTGCGGAATTCCAGGAGAAGGGCCTGAAGCGAGATGACGTAGTTGTCGAAGTTGGGTGGAGGCAGGTCCCCCATCGGAAGCGGGTTCGCGGCGCCGCTCTCCTGGTCGATTACGATCTGCTCCAGAAGGCGCGCGAGCTCGTCGAACAGCTCCTCGATGTTCGTCGAGTAAACCTCGTACCTGAACGGCATCACGATGAATTGTGGGGGCTCGGTAGCGTCAATCATTCTCCTCTGCGCCCGGAGGCGCTCGAAGAGGAAGAGGCTCTCCACCTTGAGGCGGTATATCGTTGCCGACGACAGGGCGGCGGTGCCCGCTGCCCTCATGTCGACTGTATCAGAGAAGGAAATCGCCTGGAGGAACAGGCCGAGGAGCTCTGATAGGTTGATCTCCCAAGGACTCTTGCGCTTTGCCAGCGACGGGTCGACCAGCATGTTGAGCGGCGGCCTGGACAGGAGCGCCTTGTCACCCACTGCTTACCGGCACCTCCGCTGGCTTGTAATGGACCACTCTCGAAACCCCTCCCGCAGAATAGACACCGTATGTCATGTTGCTCTGGGCGACGAAGACGTCCCTCAGAGTGATGCCCACGATCTGGGCTTCTGATGCCCTGTCCTTCAGGAACTCTGCAAGGTTGCCCGAGTTGACGGCATCCAGCGCAGCGTCAATCTCGTCGAACATGTAGAAGGGGTGCGGCTGGACCTTCTGCATGGCGAGTATGAGGGACACACCCGAGATCGCCTTCTCGCCTCCGCTCAGCGACAGCGATTCCCTCGGGGGGTTGGTTCCGAACCTGGCCTTCAGCATCAGCCCACCTGTGAAGATCTCCTCGGGCCGCTCGAGCTCGAGCCAGGCCTCACCTGCTGTCAGTCTGCTGAAGATGTTCTTGAACTCGGCTGCCACCTTCTCGAATGCACCAGCGAAGACTTTCTTCTTCTCCGCCTCGACGCTTTCGATGAATGAAATAATCGAGTTCCTTTCCTTCTCTAGGTCGTTGTGGCGGACCGAGAGGTTCTTGTAGCTCACGTACATGTCGGAGTACTGCCTGTCGGCGCCCCTGTTCACCGAGCTGACGACTTCCTTGTACTCCACCTCTAGGACCGATAGGAGCGATTCGCTGTTCTCGAAGACCTCAGGTTCTGAAGCGTATCCCATCATCCCGAGGCTGCCCAGTAGTTCGGAGATCCTCTCCTGGGTGGACTCGGCCTGGCTCGCTAGCCCGAAGAGCTCCTTCTGGGTGGAGGCAACCGACTTCGAAATCGAGTCGCGCTCCTCCTTCAACCTCCTGATTTTGCCGTCGAACTCCTCAAGGACTGGCTGGCTCCTCTTGGAGGACTCCAGCACCTTCTGGATCTTGTCGTCCAGTGTCCGCTTCTGTTCTGCAAGCTCCTTTATCCTCTTCGGGGTCTCCATCACGAACTCGCTATTCGCGCGGAAGTCCTCGAGCGAGTTGTTCAGGTCGAGCTCGTTCTCTGCGAGTGCCCTCATGAGGACGTTCTCTAAGTTGTGCTTCTCCCTGGAGTGGTTGAAGTTCACGTCGGAGATCCTGTTCCGTAGGAGGTCGATGTCGGAGGTGAGCGACTGCTTGGATGCCTCCAGCTCGGCGACCATCGAGTCGAGGCCGAGCGACTGGACATCTGCCACCTGCTGCTGAAGGGAAGCGATTGCGCTCATAATCCCCGCTCTCTGTTCTGCGAGCGTCCCCAGCTTCGCCTTGATCCTCTCGACCGCCTTTGCCTGTTTCTGATACTCGGTGTTCAGGTTCCTGAAGTTGCCCCTGTAGCGGCTAGCCATCCTGTTGTAAGTGGCAGCCTCGGCCCTCAGGCTGGCGACCGAGACAGTCCTCTTCACCCTCTCCTTCGTGAGGGTAATCGAGTCTGACTCCATGCTCTGGAGTTCGGACTTCCGCCTTGCAATCGCTCCCTTTAGCTTCCCGACAGCGTCCTCTATCTCACTCATCCCCTCCATGTTGACCAGACCCTCCATCAGGTTCATGAGGACCTCCTGGTAGCCGAAGGTGAACGCCCTCCCCCCCGACTCGAAGGTTTCGCCGTCGAGTGTGACGGCCTTGACCCCTTCCGAGGCCATCATATAGCCGACAGCTTCGGATTCAACGAGCACCGAGTCTCCAGCCAGGAAGTTGACAAGTCCGGAGTAGCGCTCCTCGCACTTCATCGCGTCTGAGAGTGGACCGACGACGCCCGCAGACTTCTCCACTTCCACAGACCTGCATGACTCGACCTCGCTGAGCGGAATCACCGAGAAGATCTTTGCCTCCAGCGTCTTCGCCGCCTTGATGAGCTGTGTCATCGACCGCAGGTCCTCGACTATGAAGGCGCCCATCCACTTGCCCATCACCGCGTTCACCGCCTTGGAGTAGACTGGAGGGTAACTGACCAGCTGACTGAGCCTCCCTACGTAGCCCGGGACTCCACCGCTGGCGCAAAAGTCCTGAAGCTTTGTCTGGCCGAGCCTCTCGCCGGCAAGGCTTTCCGACACCTGACGGAAGGCTTCCTCCTTCGATACCTCCGCCATGGCCTTCTCCAGAATCCTTGATGCCTCTTCTATTGAAGCGAGGAGCCTCGCACGCGTCTGGCTAACCCCAGAGATGTCGGTCTCGATCGCGTCGAGTTCTTTGTTTGAGCTCTCGAAGTGTTCGGAGAGTTCCTTCAAGCTCCGCTCGAACTGTTGCAGAACGCCGGATGTGCTGTCGACCCTCTC harbors:
- a CDS encoding SMC-Scp complex subunit ScpB, whose protein sequence is MSETQEEQPSKEMTAKVEAALYASGRPLDAEELARVAGTTSQRKAVMVAREIAKTVNGSLKAVEVVEYSGPRFAMQLKAEYTQVARKFATRPLLTLGATRTLSFIAYFQPIHTSELVLKRSSNVYQHLRELADVGFVVGERVGRSKVYKTTPRFADYFGLSTDLAAMKKQLEAKNLALR
- a CDS encoding Gar1/Naf1 family protein → MMNSLLQVGVILHQAKSGRLIVLLSREVKPGTSILDNKGKKLGRIVELIGPVRSPYASVSVATSRLGKDGDPAFVE
- a CDS encoding MarR family winged helix-turn-helix transcriptional regulator; this encodes MPKAVKKAKPRAKPVRKPAPKPVKKQVPKKEKVKQKAPPQPVERTEEELVDLTSRVYKLVVERGKDGVLQSEIWKELGLTSRDGSRLAIRLERRGLIGRVKVLEEGRWTYKLTPLRFPTDMASIEKAPCIVCQYEPKCSIDGEVSPYICPWIGPWVIGESKEPKAPVEAESVQLR
- a CDS encoding chromosome segregation protein SMC codes for the protein MRGFKSSGPRAMVVNFEKGFTVITGPNGSGKSNIADAIMFAIGENSPKQLRAANGKLTGLIFDPGENSAPGMEKPNACRVTLQLDNSDRAVPFDSDLVTITRELRDDGENVYYLNGKKTTRGALTEILDLAGLAAGGLNIVPQGAATKVADLTPEDKRRLIEDVVGIAKFDERKAEAQKQLSQADQRLEVAMARIGEMKSTLESFESQRNDMIRFNQLESQINWLRAVQTSRKMNDFRERFSSLKAQEQEMNAKLADLSGRFTSFETRIAQVEAEKNKFIADVVQGGGSSQLELQFQLTDVRNELAGLESGMKEAEENVRMLEQEQIPQLKETVSAKQKDVSASRASARQLEAELERLDAKHLELKCRLDDLFSAAETLRGTIERKGKVTARAQTRISELKDRMSAVDGSINAFSASIGPEEKRLAELKERVDSTSGVLQQFERSLKELSEHFESSNKELDAIETDISGVSQTRARLLASIEEASRILEKAMAEVSKEEAFRQVSESLAGERLGQTKLQDFCASGGVPGYVGRLSQLVSYPPVYSKAVNAVMGKWMGAFIVEDLRSMTQLIKAAKTLEAKIFSVIPLSEVESCRSVEVEKSAGVVGPLSDAMKCEERYSGLVNFLAGDSVLVESEAVGYMMASEGVKAVTLDGETFESGGRAFTFGYQEVLMNLMEGLVNMEGMSEIEDAVGKLKGAIARRKSELQSMESDSITLTKERVKRTVSVASLRAEAATYNRMASRYRGNFRNLNTEYQKQAKAVERIKAKLGTLAEQRAGIMSAIASLQQQVADVQSLGLDSMVAELEASKQSLTSDIDLLRNRISDVNFNHSREKHNLENVLMRALAENELDLNNSLEDFRANSEFVMETPKRIKELAEQKRTLDDKIQKVLESSKRSQPVLEEFDGKIRRLKEERDSISKSVASTQKELFGLASQAESTQERISELLGSLGMMGYASEPEVFENSESLLSVLEVEYKEVVSSVNRGADRQYSDMYVSYKNLSVRHNDLEKERNSIISFIESVEAEKKKVFAGAFEKVAAEFKNIFSRLTAGEAWLELERPEEIFTGGLMLKARFGTNPPRESLSLSGGEKAISGVSLILAMQKVQPHPFYMFDEIDAALDAVNSGNLAEFLKDRASEAQIVGITLRDVFVAQSNMTYGVYSAGGVSRVVHYKPAEVPVSSG
- a CDS encoding 30S ribosomal protein S8e, translated to MTRALENLAKRKSTGGRYIPSRDRRAFERDGYAIEPLVGATTKRLSRTRGGRVSVGLVTADTANVADSTGKVTKSKILRVKQSPANRDYGRRGVITKGAVIETEAGEAKITSRPTDDGVVNAVLTKKK
- a CDS encoding transcription factor IIB, with protein sequence MNELSLWSKREDGFRTYCPVCGNTLIGDTEKGERVCPTCGYVTSAPADEGPEWKAIDLEEKSKRVRVGSPTTLALHDMGLSTEISRSMRDSHGKYLDPAMRATVEKMRKWQSRTRTINSEERGLSNVLSKISELCDALNLPDNVAETAAQIYRTSVRMKVAKSKSILGMTAATVYLACRKCGVSRTLKEVARAANMEKGSVARYFRLVLKEVEKEYVPPPSVEKYISKLINMAKIDPRVEHLALNLSRKTNDSKISSGKAPAGLAAAYVYLSSVMIGEHLPQREVAEFAEVTEVTVRNRCREILDNYVIRQEFGS
- a CDS encoding transposase, coding for MRSTISVKFCYRPSADLSSLFEDFRLMCNDAIGIALKENPKNRFGLIESAYPRLKEYGLHTHYILSACEVAYSVYRNKNRKSDPYIEQAFIKLDNQTYTLNHLLLRIPIRPREFVHLTLQGSDYHLSFIEEPTLKRGSVTITDRTISLAVSKEVVAIEPLGNVGIDVNERNVTASDTLGNTKVYDTSQVAEVRETYRAIKAKIGHRTRQDRRVGQRLYSKYGKREKDRTIQALHRVSKAIVEHARNNRLGIRMEKLKGIRKLYRKGNGQGTSYRGRMNSWTFHEVQRQVEYKAAWLGVPVSYVNPRGTSRNCAKCHSRMESLEDRRMLCPCGRVWDRDVNASRNIMMACAVPQARSPKGSSEGERDDDGSNPQSRLVEVRSSS
- a CDS encoding cytidine deaminase → MTSKEQVKVLVASARRAMKMAYSPYSGVRIGAAVLTSSGKIFTGCNIENASYGLSCCAERTAIFKAVSEGSLDLVAIAVVGKSDDFTKPCGACRQVMVEYNPRMKVFRRGTDGFSSDTTAAELLPSAFSPEELIRK